A genome region from Neptunomonas japonica JAMM 1380 includes the following:
- a CDS encoding ATP phosphoribosyltransferase regulatory subunit, protein MALADRWLLPDGVKEMLPPNARQVEVLRRKMLDLYDSWGYDLVMPPLMEHFDSLLTGVGKDLELNTFKLVDQLTGQTLGIRADITPQVARIDAHRMHVEGANRLCYCGSVLHTHSANMLASRNPLQVGAELYGHAGIESDIEVISLMLETLYASGLQDELSLDLGHVGIFQGVVVEADLDASVVTQYMELLQRKALPELSEFLGSLDIDASYITMLAELPKLNGGLEVLAKAKDIFAGTNASILEAIAYLERLSGIIQQRYPAVDLYFDLGELRGYNYHTGVVFSALTPVFGQAVAKGGRYDAIGKDFGRARPATGFSADLKTLADLAAGVDDNIVKGILAPEGGDTRLMQKIADLRSQGIRVMQQLPGDTATDAAVFSQKLVKQGEEWVLAAL, encoded by the coding sequence ATGGCATTGGCTGATCGCTGGTTGCTTCCTGATGGCGTTAAAGAAATGCTGCCGCCAAATGCGCGTCAGGTTGAAGTTTTGCGCCGTAAGATGCTCGATCTTTATGATAGCTGGGGCTATGACTTAGTGATGCCGCCTTTGATGGAGCATTTTGACTCGCTTTTGACGGGTGTGGGTAAAGATCTTGAGCTAAATACCTTTAAGTTGGTTGATCAATTGACGGGCCAGACATTAGGTATTCGTGCAGATATTACGCCGCAGGTTGCAAGAATTGATGCCCATCGGATGCATGTCGAAGGTGCAAACCGACTTTGTTATTGTGGTTCTGTATTACATACGCACTCTGCCAATATGTTAGCGTCACGCAATCCTTTGCAAGTAGGTGCTGAACTTTATGGGCATGCAGGGATAGAAAGTGATATAGAAGTCATTTCTTTGATGCTTGAGACGCTATATGCCTCAGGATTGCAAGACGAATTAAGTTTGGATCTTGGGCATGTAGGGATCTTTCAGGGGGTAGTTGTTGAAGCTGATCTAGATGCCTCTGTCGTTACTCAGTATATGGAGCTGTTGCAGCGTAAGGCTTTGCCTGAACTGTCGGAGTTCTTGGGCTCGCTGGATATCGACGCAAGTTATATTACGATGTTAGCGGAGTTGCCTAAGTTGAATGGCGGTTTGGAAGTGCTAGCAAAAGCTAAAGATATATTTGCAGGTACGAATGCTTCGATTTTAGAGGCTATTGCATATTTAGAGCGCCTTTCTGGCATTATTCAGCAGCGTTACCCAGCAGTGGACTTGTATTTCGACCTGGGTGAGTTACGTGGATATAATTACCATACGGGCGTGGTTTTTTCTGCATTAACACCTGTTTTTGGCCAGGCGGTTGCAAAAGGTGGTCGTTATGATGCGATCGGTAAAGATTTTGGTCGAGCACGTCCTGCGACGGGTTTTAGTGCTGATCTGAAAACATTAGCAGACCTTGCTGCTGGTGTGGATGACAATATTGTAAAAGGCATTTTAGCACCAGAGGGTGGTGACACTCGTTTGATGCAAAAAATTGCTGATTTGCGATCTCAAGGAATTAGAGTAATGCAACAGTTGCCTGGAGATACGGCTACTGATGCAGCGGTTTTTAGCCAGAAATTGGTTAAGCAGGGTGAAGAGTGGGTCTTAGCGGCTCTGTAA
- a CDS encoding RNA methyltransferase: MKLENIRIVLVNTTHPGNIGGVARAMKNMGLADLSLVVPRVFPSGDADARAAGASDILQTASVVGSLEEAVADAHVVVGASARGRNIPWPVMDPHELAGVAVSLQEEQKIAIVFGREDRGLTNEELQLCHLHVHIPSVEGFSSLNLAAAVQVIAYELRMVQLKESQGELQAPKWGTDWDVELAEHRELELLFDHLEKVLIDVDFLDPESPRHLMPRLRRLFQRAVPDKVEVNILRGMLSHIQKKNDLN; the protein is encoded by the coding sequence ATGAAATTAGAAAATATTCGTATTGTTCTCGTAAATACAACACATCCTGGCAATATTGGGGGGGTGGCGCGTGCCATGAAAAACATGGGGCTCGCCGACCTTTCTCTCGTTGTTCCTCGTGTTTTTCCTTCTGGGGATGCCGATGCGCGCGCCGCAGGGGCGTCAGATATCTTGCAAACTGCATCGGTAGTTGGGTCTTTGGAAGAGGCTGTTGCTGATGCGCATGTAGTGGTCGGGGCAAGTGCTCGGGGTAGAAACATTCCTTGGCCAGTTATGGATCCTCATGAATTGGCTGGTGTGGCTGTTTCATTGCAAGAAGAGCAGAAAATAGCCATTGTTTTTGGTCGAGAAGATCGCGGCCTAACAAATGAAGAGTTGCAGCTTTGTCACCTTCATGTGCACATACCCTCTGTCGAAGGATTTAGTTCTTTGAATCTTGCGGCAGCGGTGCAGGTTATTGCCTATGAGTTGCGTATGGTTCAGCTTAAAGAGTCTCAGGGGGAGTTGCAGGCCCCTAAATGGGGGACTGACTGGGATGTTGAACTTGCAGAGCATCGCGAGCTTGAATTGCTATTCGATCATTTGGAAAAAGTGTTAATTGACGTTGATTTTCTTGATCCTGAGAGTCCTCGGCACCTAATGCCGCGTTTGAGGCGTTTATTTCAAAGAGCGGTGCCAGATAAAGTTGAGGTCAATATTCTGCGTGGCATGTTGAGTCATATTCAGAAAAAAAATGATCTTAATTGA
- a CDS encoding IscS subfamily cysteine desulfurase — protein sequence MKFPIYFDYSATTPVDPRVAEKMVACLTLDGNFGNPASRSHLFGWKAEDAVETARKQVADLLSADPREIVWTSGATESDNLAIKGVAHFYHKKGKHIITSRIEHKAVLDTCRQLEREGFEVTYLDPDSDGLIHPETVAAAIREDTILVSLMHVNNEIGTITDIAAIGEITREKGIIFHVDAAQSAGKVEIDLTKLKVDLMSFSAHKIYGPKGIGALYVRRKPRIRLEAIMHGGGHERGMRSGTLPTHQIVGMGEAFRLAKEELAADNAHMLALRDRLWEGLKDMEEVHINGSFSQRVPANLNISFAFVEGESLLMSLKDLAVSSGSACTSASLEPSYVLRALGLSDELAHSSIRFSFGRFTTNEEIDHAIGQLKTAVGKLRELSPLWDMFKDGVDLSKVEWVHH from the coding sequence ATGAAGTTTCCTATCTATTTTGATTACTCGGCAACAACACCTGTTGATCCTCGTGTGGCAGAAAAAATGGTTGCATGCCTCACATTGGACGGTAATTTTGGTAACCCTGCTTCTCGTTCTCATTTATTTGGGTGGAAAGCAGAAGACGCGGTTGAAACGGCGCGTAAGCAAGTTGCTGACCTTTTGAGTGCAGATCCACGTGAAATTGTTTGGACTTCTGGTGCGACTGAATCAGACAACTTGGCAATTAAGGGTGTTGCTCATTTTTATCATAAGAAAGGTAAACACATTATTACATCTCGAATCGAGCATAAAGCGGTTCTAGATACTTGTCGGCAGTTAGAAAGAGAAGGTTTTGAGGTTACTTATCTTGACCCTGACTCTGATGGCTTGATTCATCCTGAAACGGTTGCAGCGGCTATTCGTGAAGACACTATTCTCGTTTCTTTGATGCATGTTAATAATGAAATTGGCACCATTACTGATATCGCTGCTATTGGCGAAATTACACGTGAAAAAGGCATAATTTTTCATGTGGATGCTGCTCAGAGTGCCGGCAAAGTAGAAATTGATTTAACAAAGCTGAAAGTTGATCTTATGTCTTTTAGCGCGCATAAAATTTATGGTCCTAAAGGTATTGGTGCGCTGTATGTGCGCCGTAAACCACGTATTCGCCTTGAAGCAATTATGCACGGCGGTGGTCATGAGCGAGGAATGCGTTCAGGAACATTGCCGACACATCAGATTGTAGGCATGGGTGAGGCATTTCGTTTAGCTAAAGAAGAGTTAGCGGCTGATAATGCACATATGTTGGCTCTTCGAGACCGTTTGTGGGAAGGTTTGAAAGATATGGAAGAAGTTCATATCAATGGATCCTTTTCTCAGCGTGTTCCTGCTAACCTAAATATTAGTTTTGCCTTTGTGGAAGGTGAGTCTTTGTTGATGTCGTTAAAAGATTTGGCGGTCTCTTCAGGTTCTGCTTGTACATCGGCGAGTCTTGAGCCTTCGTACGTATTGCGTGCGCTGGGCTTGAGCGATGAGTTGGCGCACAGTTCTATTCGTTTTTCATTTGGTCGCTTTACTACCAATGAAGAGATCGATCATGCGATTGGGCAGCTCAAGACCGCAGTAGGTAAGCTTCGTGAGCTGTCGCCTCTGTGGGATATGTTTAAAGACGGTGTGGACTTAAGCAAAGTTGAGTGGGTTCACCACTAA
- a CDS encoding adenylosuccinate synthase has translation MGKNVVVLGTQWGDEGKGKIVDLLTEQVSAVARFQGGHNAGHTLVIDGKKTVLHLIPSGILREKVLCLIGNGVVLSPEALLKEMRGLEEAGVPVRERLRLSPACPLILPYHVALDQAREAARGEAKIGTTGRGIGPAYEDKVARRGLRLSDLMNAERFEAKLREVMKYHNFVLKNYYQAEEVDVDSMLAEALEMAEQLRPMVADVTAILHKMRKNGESIMFEGAQGSLLDIDHGTYPFVTSSNTTAGGASTGSGFGPLYLDYILGITKAYTTRVGSGPFPTELGCEIGQYLGERGHEFGATTGRERRCGWFDAVALKHAIQVNSVSGICLTKLDVLDGLEVIKVCVGYRDSEGNLVETLTGSEDYDAVEPIYEELPGWTDSTVGAQTLAELPAAAKSYITRLEELLETPVDIISTGPDRIETIVLRDPFEA, from the coding sequence ATGGGTAAGAACGTAGTTGTTTTAGGCACTCAGTGGGGCGATGAAGGCAAGGGTAAAATTGTCGATTTGCTAACTGAGCAGGTATCAGCAGTTGCTCGTTTTCAGGGTGGCCATAATGCTGGGCATACATTGGTTATCGATGGTAAGAAAACTGTTTTGCATTTAATACCGTCAGGTATTTTGCGTGAAAAAGTTCTCTGCCTTATTGGTAATGGCGTAGTGCTTTCTCCTGAGGCTTTATTGAAAGAGATGCGCGGTCTGGAAGAGGCTGGAGTGCCAGTACGTGAGCGTTTAAGGCTGAGTCCTGCTTGTCCGCTGATTTTGCCATACCATGTGGCATTGGATCAGGCGCGTGAGGCGGCTCGAGGCGAAGCTAAAATCGGTACTACTGGTCGAGGTATTGGTCCTGCTTATGAGGATAAGGTAGCGCGCCGTGGTTTGCGTCTATCTGACCTGATGAATGCTGAGCGCTTTGAAGCCAAGCTTCGCGAAGTGATGAAGTATCATAATTTTGTTCTGAAAAACTATTATCAAGCTGAAGAAGTTGATGTTGATAGTATGTTGGCAGAAGCGCTTGAGATGGCTGAGCAGTTGCGTCCTATGGTGGCTGATGTCACGGCGATACTTCATAAGATGCGCAAGAATGGTGAAAGCATCATGTTTGAAGGTGCGCAGGGATCATTGTTAGATATTGATCATGGTACCTACCCATTCGTAACCTCATCTAACACGACAGCCGGTGGTGCTTCCACAGGTTCTGGTTTTGGTCCTTTATATCTGGATTATATTCTAGGTATTACCAAGGCCTACACTACGAGAGTGGGTAGTGGACCGTTCCCTACTGAGCTTGGCTGTGAAATCGGTCAGTATTTAGGTGAAAGAGGTCATGAATTTGGTGCTACCACGGGTCGTGAGCGTCGTTGTGGTTGGTTTGATGCTGTCGCACTTAAACATGCAATTCAGGTTAACTCAGTATCTGGTATCTGTCTGACTAAGTTAGATGTTCTGGATGGGCTTGAGGTGATTAAGGTTTGTGTTGGTTATCGTGACTCTGAGGGTAACTTGGTTGAGACGCTGACAGGTAGTGAAGACTATGATGCGGTTGAACCAATTTATGAAGAGTTGCCAGGATGGACTGATTCAACTGTAGGTGCTCAAACGCTAGCTGAGCTGCCTGCGGCTGCGAAGAGTTATATCACTCGTTTAGAAGAGTTGCTGGAAACGCCGGTAGATATTATTTCTACAGGTCCAGATCGTATCGAAACGATTGTCTTGCGTGATCCTTTTGAAGCTTAA
- the hflC gene encoding protease modulator HflC → MSTKALFSIILAGVIILVASKSVYIVKETERAVKLQFGEIVEPDIKPGLSFKIPFVNTIRKFDGRVLTLDSRPQAFLTIEKKRLIVDAFLKWKINSVETYYTATSGDEFRAADLLSARVENELRNQFGARTLNEVVSGERDEVMTEVIRRLNEVASKELGVSIIDVRVKRVELPPEVSNSVYERMRTEREREARELRSRGFELAEGIRADADRQKTVLVAEAYRESEGLRGEGDASAAAIYANAYSKDSEFYSFTRSLKAYTEAFSGNGDVMLLKPDSEFFKYLSNSAGAEK, encoded by the coding sequence ATGAGTACGAAAGCACTATTTTCAATCATCCTAGCGGGCGTAATTATACTGGTAGCATCTAAGTCTGTTTATATTGTTAAAGAAACAGAGCGCGCTGTTAAGCTGCAGTTTGGTGAAATTGTGGAGCCGGATATTAAGCCGGGTCTGAGTTTCAAGATTCCGTTCGTTAACACTATTCGTAAATTCGATGGCCGTGTTTTAACACTGGATAGTCGCCCACAAGCGTTCTTAACTATCGAGAAAAAGCGTCTGATTGTTGATGCTTTTTTGAAGTGGAAAATTAACAGTGTTGAAACTTACTATACGGCAACGTCTGGTGATGAATTCAGGGCTGCTGATCTTCTTTCTGCTCGTGTAGAGAACGAACTGCGTAATCAGTTTGGTGCGCGTACTCTGAACGAAGTGGTATCAGGAGAGCGTGATGAAGTAATGACGGAAGTTATTCGACGCTTGAATGAAGTGGCTTCTAAAGAGTTGGGCGTAAGCATCATTGATGTACGTGTAAAGCGTGTGGAGCTTCCTCCCGAGGTTTCAAACTCTGTTTATGAGCGTATGCGTACCGAGCGTGAGCGTGAAGCACGCGAATTACGTTCGCGTGGTTTTGAGTTAGCGGAAGGTATTCGAGCTGATGCAGACCGCCAAAAAACAGTGTTGGTTGCTGAAGCTTATCGTGAATCAGAGGGTTTACGAGGTGAAGGTGATGCGTCGGCCGCTGCTATTTATGCTAATGCGTACAGTAAAGATTCGGAATTTTACTCTTTTACGCGTAGCTTAAAAGCTTATACAGAAGCCTTCTCAGGTAATGGTGACGTAATGTTGCTAAAGCCTGATAGTGAGTTCTTCAAATACTTGTCGAATTCAGCTGGTGCTGAAAAATAG
- a CDS encoding DUF2065 domain-containing protein has protein sequence MSSEFWYEIAIAFCLVMILEGVLPFLYPHRWRRMVEQLANIDDRTLRIIGLLSMLAGVLGLYLIH, from the coding sequence ATGTCATCAGAGTTTTGGTATGAAATAGCAATAGCTTTTTGTCTGGTGATGATTCTGGAGGGTGTTTTGCCTTTTCTTTATCCACATCGTTGGCGGAGAATGGTAGAGCAGCTGGCTAATATAGATGATCGCACGCTGCGAATTATTGGTTTACTTAGTATGCTTGCGGGCGTGCTGGGTCTTTATCTGATTCATTGA
- the iscR gene encoding Fe-S cluster assembly transcriptional regulator IscR produces the protein MRLTTKGRYAVTAMLDLALHEGQGPISLADISERQGISLSYLEQLFAKLRRNSLVKSVRGPGGGYQLNHEKQAISVAQVVDAVNESVEATGCGRQGDCQNGETCLTHHLWCDLSNQIHSFLNGISLADLVVRKDVKDVADRQDRRHSSQVFLTATDSLLADKATV, from the coding sequence ATGCGACTAACAACAAAAGGGCGATATGCTGTTACCGCAATGCTTGATTTAGCGCTGCATGAAGGGCAAGGCCCTATTAGTTTGGCGGATATCTCTGAAAGACAGGGTATTTCTTTGTCTTATTTAGAGCAGCTCTTTGCAAAATTACGCAGAAATAGTCTGGTAAAAAGCGTGAGAGGTCCGGGCGGAGGTTATCAGCTAAATCATGAGAAGCAAGCAATAAGTGTTGCGCAAGTGGTTGATGCTGTTAATGAGTCTGTAGAAGCAACCGGCTGCGGTCGTCAAGGTGATTGTCAGAACGGCGAAACGTGTCTGACACATCACTTGTGGTGTGATTTAAGTAACCAGATTCACTCTTTTCTAAATGGTATTTCATTGGCGGATCTGGTGGTAAGAAAAGATGTAAAAGATGTGGCTGACAGGCAGGATCGCCGCCACAGTAGTCAGGTTTTTCTGACTGCTACTGACTCTTTACTGGCTGATAAAGCCACTGTATAA
- a CDS encoding inositol monophosphatase family protein has protein sequence MQPMLNIALRAARIAGEQIARSAERIDLIKSEQSSISDFLNETATKAEQTIAYSIQKAYPSHSIVGEFSGVHKSLEENTDVTWHVNPIDSISNFTNGLPVFAICMSAELKGRTEHALILNPITGEEFTASRGNGAHLNGKRLRVSNKRTLEQTIIGSSFLNSAAEKAQFDTFKQITCQLQSADAILHNTGSAALNMAYMAAGRLDGFIQIKLSQGTLTTGALIIQEAGGLLGDFKGGNDFRKNGNTVSANPKLFKALLKAIRPAIEA, from the coding sequence ATGCAACCCATGCTAAACATTGCCCTTCGAGCGGCACGCATCGCTGGCGAACAGATTGCTCGCTCTGCCGAGCGAATTGACCTGATAAAATCAGAACAATCCAGCATCAGCGATTTCCTGAACGAAACTGCCACCAAAGCAGAGCAAACGATCGCTTACTCTATTCAGAAGGCTTACCCAAGCCACTCAATAGTGGGTGAATTCTCTGGTGTACACAAATCACTAGAAGAAAACACTGACGTCACCTGGCACGTCAACCCAATCGATAGCATCTCCAATTTCACCAATGGGTTGCCTGTATTTGCTATTTGCATGTCAGCAGAGCTTAAAGGCCGCACAGAGCACGCCCTTATTCTCAACCCAATCACTGGCGAAGAGTTTACCGCCAGCCGTGGTAACGGTGCTCATTTAAACGGCAAACGACTTCGCGTTAGCAACAAGCGTACACTAGAACAAACCATTATTGGCTCTAGCTTTTTGAACAGCGCAGCAGAAAAAGCACAGTTTGATACGTTTAAACAGATCACATGCCAACTCCAGAGCGCTGATGCCATCCTTCACAATACAGGATCCGCTGCACTTAACATGGCGTATATGGCAGCAGGGCGCTTAGATGGTTTTATTCAAATAAAACTTAGTCAAGGCACACTAACTACCGGAGCGCTGATCATTCAAGAAGCCGGCGGTTTGCTAGGCGACTTCAAAGGCGGAAATGACTTTCGCAAGAATGGCAACACAGTATCTGCCAACCCTAAACTATTCAAAGCACTATTAAAGGCCATCCGCCCAGCAATAGAAGCATAA